The Apium graveolens cultivar Ventura chromosome 11, ASM990537v1, whole genome shotgun sequence genome has a window encoding:
- the LOC141697810 gene encoding serine hydroxymethyltransferase 4, whose protein sequence is MDPVNTWGNSPLVQVDPEIHDLIEKEKRRQCTGIELIASENFTSFAVIEALGSPLTNKYSEGMPGNRYYGGNEFIDEIENLCRSRALIAYRLDPTKWGVNVQPYSGSPANFAAYTAVLNPHDRIMGLDLPSGGHLTHGYYTSGGKKISATSIYFESLPYKVNSTTGYIDYDKLEEKALDFRPKLIICGGSAYPRDWEYKKLRDVADKCGALLLCDMAHISGLVAAQEAADPFEYCDIVTTTTHKSLRGPRAGMIFYRKGPKPPKKGQPENAEYDFEDKINFAVFPSLQGGPHNHQIGALAVALKQAATPAFKAYAKQVRANAVALGNYLMSKDYKLVTGGTENHLVLWDLRPLGLTGNKVEKLCDLCNITVNKNAVFGDSSALAPGGVRIGTPAMTSRGLVEKDFEQIGEFLHRAVTLTLSIQKEYGKLLKDFNKGLTNNKEIEELKADVEKFSSSFDMPGFSMADMKYKD, encoded by the exons ATGGATCCAGTAAACACATGGGGCAACTCACCACTGGTACAAGTGGATCCCGAGATCCACGATCTCATCGAAAAGGAGAAACGCCGCCAGTGCACCGGAATTGAACTCATTGCCTCTGAAAACTTCACTTCTTTCGCCGTCATCGAAGCCCTCGGCAGCCCCCTTACCAACAAATACTCCGAAGGCATGCCCGGAAATCGTTATTACGGTGGCAACGAATTTATCGACGAAATCGAAAACCTCTGTAGATCACGAGCCCTCATTGCTTACCGTTTGGACCCCACCAAATGGGGTGTTAATGTCCAGCCTTATTCCGGCAGTCCTGCTAATTTCGCTGCTTACACGGCTGTTCTCAACCCTCATGACAGGATCATGGGCCTTGATTTGCCTTCTGGTGGCCATCTGACACACGGCTATTATACTTCTGGCGGGAAGAAGATATCCGCTACTTCCATTTACTTTGAGAGTTTGCCTTATAAAGTCAATTCCACAACCGGCTATATCGATTACGACAAGCTGGAGGAGAAGGCTTTGGATTTCAGGCCTAAGTTGATTATTTGTGGTGGTAGTGCTTATCCTCGAGATTGGGAGTATAAGAAATTGAGAGACGTGGCTGATAAATGTGGAGCTCTTTTGCTTTGTGATATGGCTCATATTAGTGGCCTCGTTGCTGCTCAG GAAGCTGCTGATCCCTTTGAATACTGTGACATTGTCACAACCACAACCCACAAAAGTCTGAGGGGTCCCAGGGCTGGAATGATTTTCTACCGCAAGGGGCCTAAACCACCAAAGAAGGGTCAGCCAGAAAATGCTGAATATGATTTTGAGGACAAAATCAACTTTGCCGTGTTTCCATCTCTACAGGGCGGTCCTCACAATCACCAGATTGGAGCCTTAGCCGTTGCCCTCAAACAAGCCGCCACTCCTGCATTTAAGGCATATGCCAAGCAAGTTAGGGCTAATGCAGTTGCCCTTGGAAATTACTTGATGAGCAAAGACTATAAGCTAGTTACTGGTGGAACTGAAAATCACCTTGTCCTTTGGGATCTTCGCCCTCTTGGATTGACTG GCAACAAAGTTGAGAAGCTTTGTGATCTTTGCAACATCACTGTTAACAAGAATGCTGTATTTGGTGATAGCAGTGCATTGGCTCCAGGAGGAGTCCGTATCG GTACCCCGGCTATGACTTCAAGGGGTTTGGTTGAGAAGGACTTTGAGCAGATTGGAGAGTTTCTTCATCGTGCTGTTACCCTCACCTTGTCGATCCAAAAGGAATACGGCAAGCTCTTGAAGGACTTTAACAAGGGTCTCACAAACAACAAGGAGATTGAGGAACTGAAGGCTGATGTTGAGAAGTTCTCGTCGTCTTTTGACATGCCTGGGTTTTCAATGGCTGACATGAAGTACAAGGATTAA